The genome window TGCAATAATTGGCGATTCTGCTGGATTGCTTGGAAACCTTGGTTATACTTTCAGAGGAGTTGACTTTGCTGTTTTCTCCGGATATGCACTTGCTGAATCGTTTGAAAAAATTAGAAATGGGGATTGGGAGAGCTATGAGGAGTTTCTAAAGAGCTCATGGGTCTATAAGGAAATTCTCAGGTTTTCGAGGGCGCATGATTTAATGAAGGAGAAGAGGATGCTTGAATCCTATCCTTTGCTGCTGAACAAAATAATGAAGAGCATATTCGATTTGGAGGGACCGGCACCAAAACTGATGGAGGCTGTGCTGGACAACATAAAGAAGTCAAATTTGAGCCCTCTGCTCCTCCTAAGAGATATGATTAAGGCTGCGAGGGATCTCTGATGCAGGTGGAAACTAAAAAAATCAGAACTATAGATGAAATAATGAAGAACAACAAGTGGATCGTGGATGAAAAACCACACATAATAGTTGATTATGAGAAGTGCGGCAAATGCGACAAAAAGCTGTGTGTCGATCTATGTCCAGCAGGATGCTACACATTGCTGGCAGATGGAAGATTGAGCTTCAGCTATGAGGGCTGCCTTGAGTGCGGAACTTGCAGGCTGATATGCCCTAATGAGGCTATAAGCTGGAACTATCCAGAAGGAGGAAAAGGGATCCAGT of Fervidicoccaceae archaeon contains these proteins:
- a CDS encoding 4Fe-4S dicluster domain-containing protein, coding for MQVETKKIRTIDEIMKNNKWIVDEKPHIIVDYEKCGKCDKKLCVDLCPAGCYTLLADGRLSFSYEGCLECGTCRLICPNEAISWNYPEGGKGIQYRYG